From Vitis vinifera cultivar Pinot Noir 40024 chromosome 3, ASM3070453v1, the proteins below share one genomic window:
- the LOC100258834 gene encoding small ribosomal subunit protein eS25y yields MAPKKEKAPPPSSKPAKSGGGKQKKKKWSKGKQKEKVNNMVLFDQAAYDKLLSEAPKYKLITPSILSDRLRINGSLARRAIKELMARGLIRMVSSHSSQQIYTRATNAPP; encoded by the exons ATG GCTCCGAAGAAAGAGAAGGCTCCTCCACCCTCGTCCAAGCCCGCCAAGTCCGGCGGTGGCAAACAGAAGAAGAAG AAGTGGAGTAAGGGGAAGCAGAAGGAGAAGGTGAACAACATGGTGCTATTTGACCAGGCTGCCTATGACAAGCTTCTTTCTGAAGCTCCCAAATACAAACTCATCACCCCTTCCATTCTCTCTGATCGTTTGAgg ATCAATGGCTCACTGGCAAGGAGGGCAATTAAAGAACTGATGGCTAGAGGTTTGATCAGGATGGTGTCTTCCCATTCAAGTCAGCAGATATACACAAGGGCTACAAACGCTCCACCCTAG
- the LOC100253688 gene encoding glucose-1-phosphate adenylyltransferase large subunit 1, protein MDSCCVTFKAKAHLAKASRGGLSNGDNEFWGERIRGSLNNSGWVSQLAKGLKTEKRPRKIKPGVACSVITSNNGKETVTIQAPIFERRRADPKNVASIILGGGAGTQLFPLTIRQATPAVPVGGCYRLIDIPMSNCINSNINKIFILTQFNSASLNRHIARTYFGNGVNFGDGFVEVLAATQTPGEAGMKWFEGTADAVRKFIWVFEDAKNKNIENILILSGDHLYRMDYMDLVQNHIDRKADITVSCVPVGESRASDYGLLKMDNRGRIIQFAEKPKGADLKAMKVDTTRLGLSPQEAMKSPYIASMGVYVFKTDILLNLLRWRYPTSNDFGSEIIPLAVMEHNVEAFLFRDYWEDIGTIKTFYEANMGLTEEFPKFEFYNPKTPIFTSPRFLPPTKIEQCQVVDAIISHGCFLRECSVKHSIVGERSRLDYGVELKDTLMMGADFYQTESEIASLLAEGNVPIGIGRNTKIRNCIIDKNAKIGKDAVIVNKDGVQEADRPDDGFYIRSGITIILEKATIKDGTVI, encoded by the exons ATGGATTCTTGTTGTGTGACCTTCAAAGCCAAAGCTCATCTGGCAAAAGCAAGCAGAGGTGGACTCAGCAATGGAGATAATGAATTTTGGGGAGAGAGGATCAGGGGCAGTCTGAATAACAGTGGTTGGGTTAGTCAGTTGGCTAAGGGTTTGAAAACTGAGAAGAGGCCCAGAAAGATCAAGCCTGGGGTTGCTTGCTCTGTTATTACATCAAACAATGGCAAAGAGACTGTG ACTATTCAAGCACCAATATTTGAAAGAAGAAGAGCAGACCCTAAAAATGTAGCCTCCATCATACTGGGGGGAGGTGCAGGGACTCAACTCTTTCCTCTTACCATCAGACAAGCCACGCCTGCT GTTCCAGTTGGAGGATGCTATAGGCTTATAGATATTCCGATGAGCAACTGTATTAACAGCAACATAAACAAGATATTTATACTCACCCAGTTCAACTCTGCTTCCCTCAATCGTCACATTGCTCGAACATATTTTGGAAATGGAGTGAATTTTGGGGATGGATTTGTAGAG GTTCTTGCTGCCACTCAAACACCAGGGGAGGCAGGAATGAAATGGTTCGAGGGAACTGCCGATGCTGTGAGAAAATTTATTTGGGTATTTGAG GATGCAAAGAACAAGAACATTGAGAATATTCTGATCTTGTCTGGTGATCACCTTTACCGCATGGATTATATGGACTTAGTTCAG AATCACATCGACAGAAAAGCTGATATAACGGTTTCATGTGTACCTGTGGGTGAAAG CCGTGCATCAGATTATGGATTATTGAAGATGGACAACAGAGGCCGAATTATCCAGTTTGCTGAAAAACCCAAGGGTGCTGATCTGAAAGCAATG AAAGTAGATACCACTCGCCTAGGGCTGTCTCCACAAGAAGCCATGAAATCACCATATATTGCATCAATGGGAGTATATGTATTTAAGACAGATATTTTGTTAAATCTTCTGAGATGGAGATATCCTACATCCAATGACTTTGGATCTGAAATCATCCCCTTAGCTGTGATGGAGCACAATGTCGAG GCATTTTTATTCAGAGACTACTGGGAGGACATTGGAACAATAAAAACATTCTATGAAGCTAACATGGGCCTCACTGAGGAG TTTCCaaagtttgaattttataaTCCAAAGACTCCCATTTTCACATCTCCTCGGTTCTTGCCACCAACCAAAATTGAGCAATGTCAG GTTGTGGATGCAATCATCTCACATGGGTGTTTCTTGCGTGAGTGTAGTGTCAAACACTCTATAGTGGGTGAACGCTCACGTTTAGACTATGGTGTAGAGCTCAAG GATACCTTGATGATGGGTGCTGACTTTTACCAAACAGAATCAGAAATTGCATCTTTGCTGGCAGAGGGGAACGTTCCAATAGGGATAGGGAGGAATACGAAAATCAG AAACTGTATAATTGACAAGAATGCAAAGATAGGAAAAGACGCCGTCATTGTGAATAAAGAT GGTGTTCAAGAAGCAGACAGGCCAGATGACGGATTCTACATTCGATCTGGAATCACCATCATACTGGAGAAGGCAACAATCAAGGATGGCACAGTTATCTAA
- the LOC132253556 gene encoding SNF1-related protein kinase regulatory subunit gamma-1-like: MIKQIGVLAKSFLWDPFFPITLDDSLMHVLLLLSTHRLQILPVMEQPNSKVIGFVTQNAVIQLLLQSSGLEWFDNLADKALSEFRYSNSLSFRFAILNRENKRLIGSLRSSDIHLLLDNDDLFHGRKTRTIEEFIHLDARKSHADASIEGDLGALVSAGILRLRNSVLPRMDWPVTNRKTDTLKQAMKNLAETRSNFSFLVDELQHLTGVLTVRDMITQFAPPCVDSRFTGGGFFESALEQSGCQVKNGTLVCDH, translated from the exons ATGATCAAGCAGATTGGTGTGCTAGCAAAGTCATTCCTGTGGGATCCCTTCTTCCCTATAACCCTAGATGACTCCCTAATGCATGTCCTTCTGCTTCTTTCCACTCACCGGCTTCAAATCTTGCCAGTGATGGAGCAGCCCAACTCTAAAGTCATTGGCTTTGTCACCCAG AATGCAGTGATCCAATTGCTTCTTCAATCCAGTGGACTGGAGTGGTTTGATAACCTTGCAGACAAGGCTCTATCCGAGTTTCGGTACAGCAACTCTTTATCATTTCGGTTTGCCA TTCTGAATAGAGAGAATAAAAGGCTCATCGGCAGTTTGAGGAGCAGCGACATCCATCTTCTTCTGGACAATGATGATCTCTTTCACGGTAGGAA GACTCGAACTATTGAAGAATTCATTCATTTGGATGCAAGAAAGTCACATGCCGATGCATCCATTGAAGGAGACCTGGGAGCTCTTGTTTCAGCAGGGATTCTCCGTCTGAGAAACAGCGTCCTTCCAAGAATGGACTGGCCGGTCACCAACAGGAAAACTGACACTCTCAAGCAGGCCATGAAAAACTTGGCAGAGACCAGGAGTAATTTCAGCTTTCTGGTTGATGAACTGCAGCACTTAACAGGAGTGCTCACAGTGAGAGACATGATCACCCAGTTTGCTCCACCTTGTGTAGATTCAAGGTTCACTGGAGGAGGTTTCTTTGAATCTGCTCTAGAACAGTCTGGCTGTCAGGTCAAAAATGGAACCTTAGTTTGTGATCATTGA
- the LOC100264004 gene encoding uncharacterized protein LOC100264004, protein MDSFEIDSIKVEKANAILRYRQLRKITNLFRVIEVCLVLILVSKFSFQLPFAIKVSGEYFRDLSVTLISPRFVFVVGNAIIIILFAKSGQFSGQNQAEKYDETHLYNEIVEKSEKGRMEISTSTEETVVMVDTYTTHEAKVYRRTQSENPIKDNSDKICRELRRSVTEKCRKNTDSCEKNYSEDDMSNEEFRRAVEAFIARQQRFRREEESMAVVL, encoded by the coding sequence ATGGATTCATTCGAGATCGATAGCATCAAAGTCGAGAAGGCCAACGCCATCCTGAGGTACCGCCAGCTTAGGAAGATCACCAATCTGTTCCGGGTGATCGAGGTATGCCTTGTTCTGATCCTGGTCtccaaattttcctttcaattgCCGTTTGCCATCAAGGTCTCCGGCGAGTACTTCCGGGATTTGTCCGTCACCCTCATCAGTCCGCGCTTTGTGTTTGTGGTCGGTAACGCCATTATCATCATTCTCTTTGCGAAATCCGGGCAGTTCTCCGGCCAAAACCAAGCTGAGAAGTACGATGAAACCCATCTTTACAATGAAATTGTGGAGAAGAGTGAAAAAGGCAGGATGGAAATTAGCACAAGTACTGAGGAGACTGTAGTCATGGTGGATACTTATACTACTCATGAGGCAAAGGTTTATCGGAGAACTCAATCGGAGAATCCCATCAAAGACAATTCCGATAAAATTTGCCGGGAATTGAGGCGGTCAGTGACGGAAAAATGCAGGAAAAACACTGATTCTTGTGAGAAAAATTACTCTGAAGATGACATGAGTAATGAGGAGTTTCGCCGGGCAGTAGAGGCATTCATCGCTAGGCAGCAGAGGTTCCGAAGGGAAGAAGAATCCATGGCTGTTGTTCTTTAG
- the LOC100243604 gene encoding uncharacterized protein LOC100243604 — translation MSDRVVQTYNDTDGPTGQSIRSYQSAWMAHWTRTSCKAAPKVHNSLFDHCENREDDRDAMQHPLPSTLEIASDVSKCAKGFREVAEARTVNTMKEGLPMSMKASKNERLDHLTFPIFNPRQNRESILARKNDPTTTHKQVLRSQVDYKSGYDATNLAAKKSHFPLVLAWAPPEEGTSSRECHFQPEGMAQNPEHQPQVHNFIEKNSLAVSKSLHDEFIGSSSNIVPNRFNNGRTSVLPFMSNQERVNPSNFISASKEHFKDVNLTQVEREHYNYESYSAFFVCEKKMQDHLKPGNSKFSLFRQNDKDLLLHDASTSNNELALFLEERWQKMQNPDGIESFPSRSSPLIVGELEKLNHRSYSQQKMPCSASAHDVETTRICTAVDSLDGLGGCPPKFCQTTHHVVITKKNDDNLPKGGPIFRDSKVSPEFTGNTLKALLNLSPGFGSHGRHGVKLQPIEGSIDSQGKEDVGEVRISAINSKNESSAETDTMNMDAFQEENHLSGATSSPLNKDVLRSQNQQTSVATVAPAREFRGRLPNSDLPDMNQELPALPAPASSMDDKEASTSRTQSFDVDHILAHAEEPIHSKSSPYPDVSLEVDPSSRWVKRLRVGASDSFAHGTKTSKMGETSSNEKVNKFFSKIMKHNMPSSEFTRGRRHGKEPMELDQTAVLLRNGDSSSIDSLKKSQDITLSHSWIRRWCRNRSATPKKKPDAVVVCEPQSSKAALDELQKKQFPSIAAMALMGKAMTSFHPCEFRKRGSLVVWDAKGFLR, via the exons ATGTCTGATCGTGTTGTACAAACATATAATGACACTGATGGACCAACTGGCCAATCTATTCGATCTTACCAATCCGCTTGGATGGCTCATTGGACAAGAACAAGCTGTAAGGCAGCTCCTAAGGTTCATAATAGTTTGTTTGATCACTGTGAGAATAGGGAAGATGATCGTGATGCCATGCAACATCCTTTACCAAGCACATTAGAGATTGCGTCTGATGTTTCTAAATGTGCTAAAGGATTTAGAGAGGTTGCTGAAGCCAGAACAGTTAATACCATGAAGGAGGGTCTGCCAATGAGTATGAAGGCgtcaaaaaatgaaagattaGATCACCTGACCTTTCCGATATTCAATCCTCGCCAAAACAGAGAAAGCATTTTGGCTCGAAAGAATGATCCAACTACTACTCATAAACAAGTATTAAGGTCTCAAGTAGATTACAAATCTGGATATGATGCTACTAATTTAGCTGCAAAAAAGAGCCATTTTCCCTTGGTACTTGCATGGGCTCCTCCTGAAGAGGGAACATCATCAAGAGAATGTCATTTTCAGCCTGAAGGTATGGCACAGAATCCTGAGCATCAGCCACAGGTTCATAACTTTATCGAAAAGAATAGCTTAGCTGTGTCAAAGTCTTTGCACGATGAATTTATTGGGTCAAGTTCTAACATTGTGCCAAATCGATTTAACAACGGAAGAACATCAGTGCTGCCTTTCATGAGTAACCAAGAAAGAGTCAATCCGTCAAACTTCATTTCGGCATCAAAAGAACACTTCAAGGATGTTAACCTTACACAAGTGGAACGTGAGCATTATAATTATGAGAGCTATTCTGCGTTTTTTGTTTGTGAGAAGAAAATGCAAGACCACCTAAAACCGGGAAATTCTAAGTTTTCACTATTTAGGCAAAATGACAAGGATCTGTTGTTGCATGATGCTTCCACTAGCAATAATGAATTAGCACTATTTCTTGAAGAACGGTGGCAGAAGATGCAAAACCCAGATGGTATTGAATCATTTCCTAGCAGGAGTAGTCCTCTTATTGTAGGAGAATTGGAAAAGTTAAATCATAGAAGTTATTCACAACAAAAAATGCCATGCTCTGCCTCTGCTCATGATGTGGAGACTACAAGGATATGCACTGCTGTGGATTCTCTGGATGGATTAGGTGGATGCCCTCCCAAATTTTGTCAGACAACTCATCATGTGGtgatcacaaaaaaaaatgatgataactTGCCTAAAGGAGGTCCAATTTTTAGGGACTCAAAAGTATCCCCTGAATTTACAGGAAATACGTTGAAGGCTCTTCTCAATTTATCTCCAGGTTTTGGTTCCCATGGTCGGCATGGAGTGAAGCTTCAACCCATAGAAGGCTCCATTGACAGTCAAGGAAAAGAAGATGTTGGAGAAGTCAGAATTTCTGCAATTAATTCAAAGAATGAGTCATCTGCTGAAACTGATACCATGAATATGGATGCTTTCCAGGAGGAGAACCATCTTTCTG GTGCCACTTCATCTCCATTAAACAAG GATGTTCTGAGATCTCAGAATCAACAAACATCTGTGGCTACAGTTGCTCCAGCTAGAGAATTTAGAGGTAGACTGCCAAATTCTGACCTGCCTGATATGAACCAAGAGCTTCCTGCCCTTCCGGCTCCTGCAAGCTCAATGGATGATAAGGAAGCAAGCACATCAAGAACTCAGAGTTTTGATGTGGACCACATCCTTGCCCATGCTGAGGAACCTATACATTCAAAATCTAGTCCTTACCCAGATGTCTCTTTGGAAGTTGACCCAAGCAGCAGATGGGTTAAGCGTCTCAGGGTGGGTGCTTCAGATTCTTTTGCACATGGTACTAAGACCTCAAAAATGGGAGAAACCTCATCTAATGAAAAGGTAAATAAGTTCTTCAGCAAAATTATGAAACACAACATGCCTAGCTCAGAATTCACTCGGGGTAGGCGTCATGGTAAAGAACCAATGGAACTAGATCAGACTGCAGTGTTGCTAAGAAATGGTGATTCCTCTTCCATTGACTCATTGAAAAAAAGTCAAGATATAACACTCTCTCATTCTTGGATTCGGAGGTGGTGTCGTAATCGGTCTGCGACTCCAAAGAAGAAGCCTGACGCTGTGGTAGTTTGTGAACCACAAAGTTCAAAGGCAGCTTTGGACGAGCTTCAAAAGAAGCAGTTTCCAAGCATTGCTGCAATGGCATTGATGGGGAAGGCCATGACCAGTTTTCATCCATGTGAATTCAGGAAAAGGGGATCTCTTGTAGTTTGGGATGCCAAAGGGTTTCTGAGATAA
- the LOC100248741 gene encoding uncharacterized protein LOC100248741 produces MVFTARGGSWGNGGGGIAEKKDALISKPTNQLDSGTALQVFLDHIPISSIPGLQNSLSVLELKTGDSVRDAIHFLYEKNVLGAPIADVLESSDDSNAISRRFSDQYVGFIDFASMVLWSLEESEKAEGDGNYNIGNNGIFSMLDQNPHIGQTKVFFLSFWLNRLHLQ; encoded by the exons ATGGTCTTCACTGCACGTGGAGGATCATGGGGAAA TGGAGGAGGTGGTATTGCTGAGAAGAAAGATGCCCTCATCTCTAAACCCACCAACCAACTCGACTCTGGCACTGCCCTCCAAGTCTTTCTTGATCACATCCCAATCAGCTCCATTCCCGGCCTTCAAAATTCACTCTCTG TTCTGGAACTGAAAACTGGGGATTCTGTGAGGGATGCCATTCATTTTCTGTACGAGAAGAATGTGCTTGGAGCTCCTATAGCAGATGTGTTGGAATCATCAGATGACTCAAATGCCATCTCCAGAAGGTTTTCTGATCAGTATGTGGGTTTCATTGATTTTGCCAGTATGGTTCTTTGGTCTCTTGAG GAAAGTGAAAAGGCTGAAGGGGATGGCAATTATAACATTGGCAACAATGGGATCTTCTCCATGCTAGATCAGAACCCCCACATCGGCCAAACTaaggtgttttttctttccttttggttGAATCGGTTGCATCTACAATAA